The genomic interval CTAGAGGACGAATATAAACAGTTTGTGTAAAATTATTTTCTCTTACAACCTCAATTTGAGCTTTTTCAAGCTCTTCTTGTGTATAAGGTATATTGATTAAGCAAGCGTGAGCCGAATTCATTAAACGTTTTGTGTGCTCTTTCAATCTGAAAATTGCAGGACCTTTGTCTGTCTGATAAGCCCTTACGCCTTCAAAAACAGCATTTCCATAATGTAAAGAATGAGATAGAACATGAACTGTCGCATCTTTCCAAGCTACTAATTTTCCGTTAAACCAAATATACTTAGCTTCATTTATAGTTGCCATATTGTTTTCCTTTTTTAAAATTTTATCTTGCAATTGTAGCAAAAAAATAATTAAAATTCGATTTGCCACATCAAGCGCAAATTTAAAATTTTGCGCACCTTATTTACTTAAATTTTGCTCTTTTACGGTTGAGTTCGTTTCCGAAATTTGCGGAAATTTAGGCATATTTTCGTTTTGATTGTTGATATAAGCGGTTTCGCTTATCTTATTCCACTCTCTACCGATTTTAAGAAAATTTCTTTGACTATCTAAGATTTCTTTAAATAAAGGATCTTTTGCAGCTTCTTCGTCCAAAATTTCATCAGTTGCTTTTTTTAGCGCTTCCATTACATCGGGCGGAAAATTTTTGATTGTAACATCCGGAAACTCTTTTTTCATCTTTTGCCAAATTACGGAATTTTGATAAAAACCGCTATTTTGCATATTTTCTCCGGCTAATCTGGCAGCAGCCTCTAAAATCAGACGCAAATCTTCAGGAAGTTTGTCATAAACATTTTTATTTATCAAAAGTTGTGTATCACCTGTAGGCTCTTGCCAGCCGGTATAATAATACTTCGCAACTTTATGAAAACCAAGAGGCATATCATAAACCGGGCTTACCCACTCTACGGCGTCAATTGTACCCATTTCAAGCGCCATATAAAGCTCACCTGTAGGAATTGTGTTTATCGTAACGCCAAGTTTGCTCATCACTTCACCGCCAAATCCAGGAATTCTGAATTTAAGCCCTTGCAAATCGGCTAAAGAGTTAATCTCTTTTTTAAACCAACCGCCCATTTGCATTCCGGTTGTTCCCATAATAAACGTTTTAATGCCGTATTTATCAAAAAGTTTCTCATTCAACTCTTTTCCGCCGCCATAATAATACCAGGCGTGTTGTTCTGCAGTCGTCATTCCAAAAGGTACTGCTGTCCAAAACATCGTCTTAGGATCTTTTCCTTTATAATAATAAAGCGAAGTATAACCGAGTTCGTATTGACCGCTTTTAACAAAATCCAAAATTCCGAAACCGGCTTTGTGCTTGCTTGGCGTGTCAATGCGGATTTTAAGTCTGCCGTTGCTCATAGTTTCGGCATATTTCTTAAAATCATTCGCCGTTTTTCCAAGAACAGGCGTAGTATTTTCCCACGTAGAAGCTAGTTTTAATGTGTAAGTGCGTTCGGCAAACGCAAAACTTGCGAACATAAAAACCGTAACAAAAACTAAAAACTTTTTCATTTTTTCTCCTTATAGTTTTTATTTATATGCAAAAATTGTTTTTCACAAATAATATATGCGTTTTTAAAATATTTATTTATATTAAATTAACGCGGTTTCAGCTTTTTTGGAAAAACATTTCATTTTACTTCATTTAAATTTTGAAATTTAGCGCAAAAGACAAAACAACGATACGTTTTTTAAAATTTTATACAATCTCAAAATTTAAATTTTGTAATTCTATACATTTTTTGCATAATTAAACCTTAAATTGTGACATCTTTGCAATGAAAATTTAAATCGCCATTACTGATTTGCTTTTTTAATATTACCAAATTATTTTTTTAAAAGGAGTTTTTATAAAAAATAAAAAGCAGTTTGTGTCAAACAAAAAGCAATATTGTTGAAATTTTAGCGATAGTTTTTGCTGATTTAGGCAATTTTCTTTTCAGGAATCATTTTTTCGCCAGCTTTATTAATTACGATTATGGCGATATTTCAAGCCAAAAAAGACACAAAACAGACTTAATTGCAATTACTGTAAGCCGGGATTTTAGCAATTATCGGTTTTATTGTAACTTTGTTGGCTACATTATGTATGATTTATCTTATATAATAAATTTCAGAATTTGCAAATTCTGAAATTCGGAATTTTATTCTCCGACAGGAACGGGCGGATTTTGCGGATCAATTTTGATATTTTCGGTTTGCGAAACAGGTACATCTTTTGGAATTTCGGTTTCAACAGGCGGTTTTGCAAGACTTTCATCTTTTTTTTCATCGCAACCGCAAAATAAAAAGGCTGTGCAAAAAATCGCCAAAATCACAAAATTTCTCATTTTTACTCCTAAAATTTGATGAATTTTACACTAAAATTTTAAAATTTGAGCTAATCTAAATTTGATTTTTAAAATTTTCATCATTTTAGCGATTTTTAAAAGCTTTTCGTAATTTTTGCTTTTATTTATTGCTTTATAAACTGCAAATCACTACATTATAGCGCGATACAAAATTTTATTTACTTTATAAAAACAGCTTTAAAATAATTATTATGAGCTGTGAAATTTTACGTTGTTAATTATTTTTTAAAACTATAAAATTTAACAACTCATTATTTTATAAATTTCAATCTGAAATTTAAACCCGACGCCTGTTTTTTCATAAATAAATTTTTATTTATTATGCAAAAATTTCAATGTCTGCAAAATTCAGCGAATTTTCATTTCTAAAAACACTGAAATCACTATTGAAAGTAACTATTTTGGCGCGAGCATAATTTGTCGTTTTATCATAAAGCACATCATTTTTTACGGTTAAAATTTTTTCGCTCAAAAACTCAATATTTATAATGCTAATTTCGATAATACCGAAAATTTCACTATCAACGCTGTATATAAACCCCTGATTGTCTTTATAATCTCCAACTGCAAGATGAAATTTTTCAAATTTTACGCCGTTTTTAAGCTCATAAATCTCACCAAATTCAACTTTTAGAACATCGCTGAAATCATTAAAATTTAAAATATAACTCAAATCTCCTATATAATATTTGCCTTTTTTCATTTCGATCCTTTAAATTTTGCCGAATTTTATAAAATTTTCTATATCCAGCTTAATTTTTAGCGCCGCATTTACAGCCGTTTCGTTATAGACTTTCGTAAAATTTCTATCAACGAAACTTTTTTCAAGGTTGTTTAAAATGCTGAATTCAGCCATATATGCATAATTTGCAACGTCCAAAACCTCTCCGCTGCTTCCTATACAGATAAAAAGTTTCATATCTCTTAATCTTGCATAAAGTGTGGCATAAAAAGGCGCCATCTCGCCAAACATTACTACATTATGGCGAACGCGCGAACTGCCGCATTTTGGACATTTTTTATCTTTTTGAGATTCGTAGCCTATATAAAATTCATGCTCGCAACTTTCACATCGCAATTTTGTGAGCTCACCATGCAAATGAACGACATCATGACAACCTGCTCTTTCAAGCAAATCATCGATATTTTGCGTCAAAATAGCGATTTTATCAGGATATTTCGCCTTAATTTCGGCAATCATTTTATGAGCTGAGTTCGGCGCGACATTTTTAAGTTCAATTCTACGATTGTCATAAAAGTTTAAAACTTTTTGGCGATCTTTTGCAAAACCTTCAACGGAGCAAATTTCCATTACATTATAATTTTCCCAAAGTCCGCCATTTCCTCTGAAAGTACTCAACCCGCTATCAGCAGATAGCCCCGCACCGCTTAAAATCAAAATTTCATTCATTTTTTTGCCTTTTTGCGAATTTTAGTAAAATTTTGACAATAATCCAAAAATTTAAATTAAATTTTTAAACCTGATTTTTATATTAAAAAATTTACAACGACATTTTTGGTTTATTGACAATTTTAATAATAAACAATTTAAAAAATTAAAAGAATTTTATGCCTTTTCAACTCTCTTTTACGCTCTCGCGTTAATAATTTTAAGACCGCCCGTTTTTACAAAATTGGACTTCTTGTCTGTTATTTGCTTAAATTACATCTTTGATTATTTTTTATTATTTATTGTTGTTTTTTTTTTTTTTTGATTTTTTTATCTGTATCTTTTTTATTAATTTCATCTTTTATTTTACCTGCTTTTTTCAAATCTTTAACACATGCTTTATTTACATCAAGTGTAAATAAACTTATCGTCGAAGCAAACAGTGCTATAATAAATTTTTCGTATTTATTTCTTTTTATTGAAATTTTCTGAAATTCTAATGAAGTTAAATTTAAAAAGGCAGTTAAATCATTAATATTGTTTATAGAATTGTGTGAAGCGGATTTTTGGCAATAAACGCAAGTAACTTACTGATAAGTTTATACGATAAAATTTAAAAAGCGGCTCTGAAGTTCCTATCTACATTAGAATGGTGTTACTTTATAAAATTAAGCTGCAATCTCTAATTAAATTACGGAAATCAAACCAACGGCATTATGGTCGCAATCTGATAAGCCGAACTCTCAAAAATGGTCGGAGTGAAAGGATTCGAACCTTCGACCCTCTGGTCCCAAACCAGATGCGCTACCAGCCTGCGCTACACTCCGAATAAATTATATTAAATAAGTATTTAAAAGAACAGTTTTATTAAAGATTTAAAATATTTTAGAAATACGATTGTATCGTATTTTATTAAAATTTAATATAAAATTTTATATTGAAGTTTAAATGAATATCTGTGATAAATGATAAAAAACCGAACGCTCATTGTTAAATACCGCAAAAAATGTAGAAACAATGTCATATTACATATATTTCAATAAATTTTTATCACATCACTTCAATAAAAAATTTTAATAAATTAAAATAACTGAATTTTAGCCGTAAAGCTAAAATTCAAAATCAAATTTTTAAAATACTTTAAATTATTCTGTCTTATCTTTGACCCATGTGGCACCGTCATTTACTTTATCTTTTGTCCATTCAACTCCGCTGTTTGTATCTTCTTTGACACCATGCCAAGTGTTTGAACAACCGCAAATTCCAAAAACAGTAATAATTGAAAAAATTAAAACTCTCATAAATTATCCTTAAAAAAATTTTTAAGATACTAACAAAACTAAACTTAAAATTCTATTTTTTTTACAATTTTTTTTAAATTGCAAAATTTTTAAAAAAAATATAAGTTAATTATTGTAGAATTACTTTTGTTTTATGGGGTTATAGCTCAGCTGGGAGAGCGCTTGAATGGCATTCAAGAGGTCGGCGGTTCGATCCCGCTTAACTCCACATTTTTAAAATTTTTAAATTTTAAACAATTTACTTTTACAAAAAGGCATATGTAGGTAATTCTCGTTTAAAATTGAAAAAATGTTATTATGAAAAATATCACTAAAATTTACAGCCGTAAAATTTAAACTGAATAAAATAAATCATTTTTATCTATCATATATTTTATTGTGTCCGATATTTAAAGTCTTTATTTTCTTTTTATGCTAAATTTAACTGCATAATTAAATTTGTAATTTATTGTCAAAATTTTAGACTAATTTCAATTAGGCTTCAAATTACAACTTGCAAACTTGCAAAAAAAATACAAGTATAAAATCAAGCGTTGAAATTACAGTAAGAAATTTTTTAATTATTAATCTTAAAAATTTATTGAACAAAAGGTTAAAAGCAAAAATTTAGATTTTTTTTGATAAAATGAAAAATTGTATTTTTAAAATTTTAGTTTGAAATTTCATAAATTAAAATTTTTTTTAAACTTTATTTTTTTATATTCAGGTCCCGTAACTCAGTGGTAGAGTGTCACCTTGACATGGTGGAAGTCGATGGTTCAAGTCCATTCGGGGCCACCATACACTATTCTTAAACGTTCAAATCACTTCAAAAAACCCCCTATAAATCGAGATTTTAAGAAAATTTTAATTCAAATCAGTTTATAATTATTCACATCAAGCCATAAGGAATAGTAATAAGAATAGTAAGAAAATTTTTTTTAGCTGATTTTTTCTTACTAAACATAGAGTAAATGCTTTTAAAAAGGCACTTTAAAAGACATTGCTTGAAACGTGTTTTAATAGCTGAAAAAGGCTGAATTTAAGCCGTAAGCACTATTTTTCAGTGCTTAATAGTAAGAAATATTTTAGTCAATTAAAGCTCTTAAATAGAATATTTGAGTGCAAGTTAGTAAGAAAAAATAGTAAGAAAATGAGTTTAACTTTATTTTTTTCTTACTAAACATCGAGTAAATGCTTTTAAAAAGGCACTTTAAAAGTGATTGCTTGAAAAAAAGATAAAAAGATAAAGGATAAAATTATGTCAAGGCAAATTGTAAGACTTACAGACACCAAAATCAAAAATGCCAAACCCGAAGACAGTCCGCTATATGACGGCGATAATTTAATGCTTAAAATTACAAAGGCTAGTAAGCGCTGGTATTTCAGATTTAAACAGGCAGGAACGGACAAATACACCGAAAAGGCGTTATGCAAACCTAACGATTACCCTACAGTTTCATTAGCAAAAGCAAGAGAAATCACGGCGAAATATAAAAAAGCCATAGCGGAAAATAAAGACCCCTTTAAAAAAGCGGAAATAATAACAATCAAGCGTGTATTTGATGAATGGAAGCAAAAATTTAACAATTCTCTACTTCAAAAAGTTAAAGAGCGCAAAGTAGCGGAAGTTAAAAATAATTTTATAAACAAAATAGACGA from Campylobacter hominis ATCC BAA-381 carries:
- a CDS encoding TRAP transporter substrate-binding protein, yielding MKKFLVFVTVFMFASFAFAERTYTLKLASTWENTTPVLGKTANDFKKYAETMSNGRLKIRIDTPSKHKAGFGILDFVKSGQYELGYTSLYYYKGKDPKTMFWTAVPFGMTTAEQHAWYYYGGGKELNEKLFDKYGIKTFIMGTTGMQMGGWFKKEINSLADLQGLKFRIPGFGGEVMSKLGVTINTIPTGELYMALEMGTIDAVEWVSPVYDMPLGFHKVAKYYYTGWQEPTGDTQLLINKNVYDKLPEDLRLILEAAARLAGENMQNSGFYQNSVIWQKMKKEFPDVTIKNFPPDVMEALKKATDEILDEEAAKDPLFKEILDSQRNFLKIGREWNKISETAYINNQNENMPKFPQISETNSTVKEQNLSK
- a CDS encoding SIR2 family NAD-dependent protein deacylase codes for the protein MNEILILSGAGLSADSGLSTFRGNGGLWENYNVMEICSVEGFAKDRQKVLNFYDNRRIELKNVAPNSAHKMIAEIKAKYPDKIAILTQNIDDLLERAGCHDVVHLHGELTKLRCESCEHEFYIGYESQKDKKCPKCGSSRVRHNVVMFGEMAPFYATLYARLRDMKLFICIGSSGEVLDVANYAYMAEFSILNNLEKSFVDRNFTKVYNETAVNAALKIKLDIENFIKFGKI